A part of Emys orbicularis isolate rEmyOrb1 chromosome 13, rEmyOrb1.hap1, whole genome shotgun sequence genomic DNA contains:
- the LOC135888205 gene encoding zinc finger protein 239-like: MQENYETVTSLGFPIPKPELIARLERGEEPWVPDLQACQERAIPRGDCIGDERVRENEEENHDAEVPSKAIHTGERPHKCLDCGKGFIQRSDLRAHQRIHTGEKPHKCLECGKGFTRRSHLIGHQRIHTGERPHKCLDCGKSFMQRSSLVKHQVTHTGERPHKCMDCGKSFIQRSDLDKHQAIHTGERPHKCLECGKCFTRRSHLIGHQAIHTGERPHKCLDCGKGFIQRSDLRAHQRIHTGEKPHKCLECGKGFTRRSHLIGHQRIHTGERPHKCLDCGKSFMQRSSLVKHQFALTERSLCAPPPRDSGHNFINALPVRKVSFTYHTSLNIREFTKV; the protein is encoded by the exons gatttcccattcccaaacctgaactgatcgcccggctggaacgaggggaagagccgtgggtgcccGATCTCCAGGCCTGCCAGGAAAGAGCGATCCCGAGAGGCGACTGCATAG gtgatgagagagtgagagagaatgaaGAGGAGAATCATGATGCAGAAGTTCCTAGTAAA gcaatccacacaggagagagaccccataagtgtttggactgtgggaaaggtttcatacagaggtcagatcTTCGagcacatcagaggatccacacaggagagaaacctcaTAAGTGTTTGGAATGTGGAAAAGGTTTCACACGGAGATCACATCTTATaggacatcagagaatccacactggagagagaccccataagtgcttggactgtgggaaaagtttcatgcaGAGGTCATCCCTAGTTAAACATCAGgtaacccacacaggagagagaccccataagtgcatggactgtgggaaaagtttcatacagagatcAGACCTTgataaacatcaggcaatccacacaggagagagaccccataagtgcctGGAATGTGGAAAATGTTTCACACGGAGATCACATCTTATaggac atcaggcaatccacacaggagagagaccccataagtgtttggactgtgggaaaggtttcatacagaggtcagatcTTCGagcacatcagaggatccacacaggagagaaacctcaTAAGTGTTTGGAATGTGGAAAAGGTTTCACACGGAGATCACATCTTATaggacatcagagaatccacactggagagagaccccataagtgcttggactgtgggaaaagtttcatgcaGAGGTCatcccttgttaaacatcag tttgccctaactgAGCGATCTCTGTGTGCCCCACCACCCCGGGACTCTGGTCACAACTTCATAAATGCCTTGCCTGTGCGTAAAGTTTCCTTCACCTACCACACCTCAttaaacatcagagaattcacAAAGGTGTGA